The Salvia miltiorrhiza cultivar Shanhuang (shh) chromosome 1, IMPLAD_Smil_shh, whole genome shotgun sequence genome has a window encoding:
- the LOC131005925 gene encoding uncharacterized protein LOC131005925, producing MSSDAVINSEASSGTSNFNSNSRIICRVCEKQFSQYTCPRCNIRYCSLPCYKSHSLRCTESFMRENVMGGLQQMQPDEESKAKMLDILKRLHEEEETDGFQEDELNSSLSEETIQKIISGGTISLNDLSLEERKRFERAIASGELSKLIEPWDPWWSRPSAQYISLSSNGTQLVQPFVKEESREHDNDASTDELEEFPPGPETPLPPVSKLTASEPSPLLAIHLVDIIYSYCFTLRLYNGDWKADPLESATVVLSVSSVLDQSKQPVTVSEVLSHCLEETCSPAYKHMGGLQFGLRLIDDVIHLLHLGRNALICSLCDMQRLIQTAERELKSEKLLKTKKAELKGKLKSADRKIYFIMCWVNEQPSEAWTTLEAVLNTEKSSAMEYAQSKRSAPRMEEVTERGGKPLIKEVQ from the exons ATGTCGTCGGACGCTGTGATAAACTCAGAGGCATCTTCTGGAACTTCGAATTTCAACTCCAACTCACGCATAATCTGCCGCGT ATGTGAAAAGCAATTTTCCCAGTATACATGTCCTCGATGCAACATTCGTTATTGTTCTCTGCCTTGTTACAAG TCTCATAGTCTACGTTGTACTGAGTCTtttatgagagagaatgtaatggGAGGACTGCAACAAATGCAACCTGATGAGGAAAGTAAAGCTAAAATGCTGGATATACTTAAGCGACTCCATGAGGAAGAGGAGACAGATGGCTTCCAAGAAGACG AGTTGAATTCATCCTTGTCAGAAGAGACTATTCAGAAGATTATTTCCG GTGGTACGATAAGTTTAAATGATCTATCTCTTGAAGAAAGGAAACGTTTTGAGAGGGCTATTGCCTCAGGAGAGCTCAGTAAATTGATTGAACCATGGGATCCATGGTGGTCAAGGCCATCTGCCCAGTACATATCACTCAGTTCAAATGGAACACAACTAGTTCAACCGTTCGTGAAAGAGGAATCGCGGGAGCATGATAACGATGCAAGCACTGATGAATTGGAGGAATTCCCACCGGGACCCGAGACTCCTCTGCCACCAGTTAGTAAACTGACTGCATCTGAACCTTCACCTCTGTTAGCTATCCACCTCGTTGATATCATATATTCTTATTGCTTCACCCTCCGTCTTTACAATGGAGACTGGAAAGCTGATCCCTTGGAATCAGCGACAGTGGTGCTGAGTGTATCTTCTGTTTTGGATCAAAGCAAGCAGCCTGTAACTGTATCGGAAGTGTTATCTCATTGCTTGGAAGAAACATGCTCTCCAGCATACAAGCACATGGGTGGTTTACAATTCGGGTTGAGGCTTATAGACGATGTGATTCATCTACTTCATCTCGGACGTAATGCTTTGATCTGCTCGCTATGCGATATGCAGAGGCTGATCCAGACTGCAGAGAGAGAGCTCAAGTCAGAGAAACTGCTCAAGACGAAAAAGGCAGAACTAAAGGGCAAGCTTAAGTCTGCTGACCGGAAAATCTACTTCATCATGTGCTGGGTGAACGAGCAGCCATCTGAAGCGTGGACTACACTGGAAGCCGTTTTGAACACGGAGAAATCCTCTGCCATGGAATACGCACAGAGCAAAAGAAGTGCTCCAAGAATGGAGGAGGTAACAGAAAGAGGAGGTAAGCCTTTGATTAAGGAGGTTCAGTGA
- the LOC131012870 gene encoding pentatricopeptide repeat-containing protein At2g16880 — MMRILLFFFFFNKCLCKTPLPLRLQKSKPNQAMSTTAESPPPPPLLTHTELISTIITFLKNSNPATATLNAALSPYLPQLTPDVLHSILSSSALHRHPSALLSFFNWAQSAAPLTPLPLPPLLSLLSSLISHNKFDDAKALLQSQIVSEHPHHHLHRHLLHPARPLPPPSATLLNTCIFAYCRSGWPHLAAQLFKKMKRLKIRPNLLTLNTLLNSLVKKDLSSRSTHFCKELFDDAVKLGVSPSVVTFNILINGYCLEYKFNDAIHLLRKMEHDFKVMPDNASYNTVLDALSKKGKLHDMRDLLLEMKSKGLFPNKRTYNILVYGYCKMGWLKDATAILELMSRDNLLPDVWTYNTLINGLCSSKKIDDAFRLRDEMEGLKLLPDVITYNTLINACFEEKNSSMALKLVDEMKGKGVQPNEVTHNIMIKWYVKEGRMKEASEMVAKMEEAGFSPDCVTYNTLISGFCKSGELAEAFKMMNRMNGKGLKMDTVTLNTALHNLCRERKLQDAYELLSSANKRGYIVDEVSYGTLIVGYFKEENVERAIQVWDEMKEKGIIPSIITYNSVIGGLCQVGKTELGISKLNELLENGFVPDETTYNTIIHGYCWEGNVLQAFQFHNKMVEEKAFKPDIYTCNILLHGLCKEGMLEKAIKLFHTWIEKGKSLDAVSYNTIIAALCKEGRLGDALDLVPEMEEKKLGPDSYTINAIVGALHDAGKTEEAQELLLKMSEKYKLMPRSKQGDEGQNVVHREASGGADSSSIVYSEQIDELCAEGRYKDAMSIFLEQTEKGVTLNKFSYLSLMNGLIKRRKGIMKSDS; from the exons ATGATGCGAATTCTCC ttttttttttttttttcaataagtGCCTATGTAAAACCCCTCTCCCCCTCCGCCTTCAAAAATCTAAACCCAACCAAGCAATGTCCACCACCGCcgaatcgccgccgccgccgccgctacTAACCCACACAGAATTAATCTCCACCATCATCACCTTCCTGAAGAATTCCAACCCCGCCACAGCCACCCTCAACGCCGCCCTATCTCCCTACCTCCCCCAACTAACTCCCGACGTCTTGCACTCCATCCTCTCCTCCTCCGCCCTCCACCGCCACCCTTCCGCCCTCCTCTCCTTCTTCAATTGGGCCCAATCCGCCGCCCCTCTCACCCCACTCCCCCTCccccctctcctctctctcctctcctcccTCATTTCCCACAACAAATTCGACGACGCCAAAGCCCTACTCCAATCCCAAATCGTCTCCGAGCACccacaccaccacctccaccgccACCTCCTCCACCCCGCCCGCCCCCTTCCTCCGCCGTCCGCAACCCTCCTCAACACCTGCATCTTCGCCTACTGCCGCTCCGGCTGGCCCCACCTCGCCGCGCAGCTCTTCAAAAAGATGAAGCGCCTCAAAATCCGCCCTAATTTGCTCACTCTCAACACCTTGCTGAATTCACTGGTAAAGAAAGATCTTTCCTCTCGCTCTACGCATTTTTGTAAAGAGTTGTTTGATGATGCTGTGAAATTGGGGGTTTCCCCCAGTGTGGTTACTTTCAACATCTTGATTAATGGCTACTGTTTAGAATATAAGTTTAACGATGCAATTCATTTGTTGAGGAAAATGGAGCATGATTTTAAGGTAATGCCAGATAATGCTAGCTATAACACTGTTTTAGATGCGTTGTCTAAGAAGGGGAAATTACACGATATGCGCGATTTGCTGTTGGAAATGAAGAGCAAGGGGCTTTTCCCGAATAAGAGAACGTATAACATCTTGGTGTATGGATACTGCAAGATGGGGTGGTTGAAGGATGCAACCGCAATTCTTGAATTGATGTCTCGGGATAATCTTTTGCCCGATGTTTGGACCTACAACACGCTGATCAACGGGCTGTGCAGCTCTAAGAAGATAGATGACGCGTTTAGGCTCAGGGATGAGATGGAAGGGTTGAAGCTGCTGCCCGATGTGATCACTTACAACACGCTGATTAATGCGTGTTTTGAAGAGAAGAACAGCTCCATGGCTCTGAAACTGGTGGATGAGATGAAGGGGAAGGGAGTGCAGCCGAATGAGGTGACTCATAATATCATGATCAAGTGGTATGTTAAGGAAGGTCGGATGAAGGAGGCTAGTGAGATGGTTGCTAAGATGGAAGAGGCTGGATTTTCACCGGATTGTGTCACCTACAATACTTTGATTAGCGGATTTTGTAAGTCCGGTGAACTGGCAGAGGCTTTTAAGATGATGAATCGGATGAATGGGAAAGGTTTGAAGATGGACACAGTGACCCTTAATACAGCTCTACACAATCTATGCCGGGAGAGGAAGCTTCAAGATGCATACGAGTTGCTGAGTTCTGCAAACAAGAGGGGCTATATCGTAGATGAAGTGAGCTATGGCACTCTTATAGTCGGATACTTTAAGGAAGAAAACGTAGAGAGAGCTATTCAGGTTTGGGATGAAATGAAGGAAAAGGGTATAATTCCCAGCATCATCACTTACAATTCGGTGATTGGGGGGCTTTGCCAGGTGGGAAAAACGGAGCTTGGAATAAGTAAACTCAACGAGCTATTGGAGAACGGATTTGTCCCTGATGAGACGACCTACAATACCATCATACACGGCTACTGTTGGGAGGGAAATGTGTTGCAAGCGTTTCAATTTCACAACAAGATGGTTGAAGAGAAAGCATTTAAACCCGATATCTATACTTGCAACATTCTTCTTCACGGGCTATGCAAGGAAGGGATGCTTGAGAAAGCTATCAAGCTCTTTCATACATGGATTGAGAAAGGGAAAAGCCTCGATGCTGTTAGCTACAATACAATAATCGCAGCCTTATGCAAGGAAGGGAGACTTGGCGATGCTTTGGATCTTGTTCCtgaaatggaagagaagaaactGGGACCGGATAGTTATACTATCAACGCCATTGTTGGTGCTCTTCATGATGCTGGAAAAACCGAAGAAGCTCAAGAACTGTTGTTGAAAATGTCAGAGAAGTATAAACTAATGCCTCGTTCGAAGCAGGGCGATGAGGGACAAAATGTGGTTCATAGAGAAGCTTCGGGTGGAGCAGATTCGAGTTCGATAGTTTATTCAGAACAGATCGATGAGCTATGCGCTGAAGGGAGATACAAAGATGCAATGAGTATATTTTTGGAACAGACTGAGAAGGGTGTCACTCTAAATAAATTCTCTTATCTTTCTTTGATGAATGGACTCATCAAGAGGAGAAAGGGGATCATGAAGTCAGATTCGTAA
- the LOC131005918 gene encoding plant UBX domain-containing protein 10, which yields MGDVADKLAYFQAITGLEDADLCTEILSAHNWDLELAISSITAPDGGRPSSSDASAAPTTAARPNREPLDDGLVLAPNGSNQPPGLAWKLVTLPFSIITGSLGLISGAIGLGMWAAGGVLSYSLGMVGLAGASRAGTTPLVTVSPSVSEAMDFVASFERDYGRVRPHFVTEGFMDALQRSRHEYKLLFVYLHSPEHPDTPAFCEGTLCNEMLAAFLNENFVSWGGSVKASEGFKMSNSLKASRYPFCAVVMAATNQRIALLQPVEGPKSPEELLTILQRVLEESAPVLVSARVEAEERRTNIRLREEQDAAYQAALEADQARERQRKEEQERLERETAEAERKRKEEEEARERAAREAAQREAELAKIREEKALALGPEPEKGPDVTQVLVRFPSGDRKGRRFHCTATIQSLYDYVDSLGCLEVNGYTLVSNFPRTVYGQDKLSSSLKEAGLHPQASLFVEIN from the exons ATGGGAGACGTGGCTGACAAATTGGCGTATTTTCAAGCAATCACGGGTTTAGAAGACGCCGATTTGTGCACCGAGATTCTCTCCGCTCACAATTGGGACCTCGAATTGGCCATCTCGTCTATTACAGCCCCCGATGGCGGCCGCCCGTCCTCCTCCGACGCCTCCGCCGCCCCCACCACCGCCGCGCGCCCTAATCGAGAGCCTCTCGATGATGGTCTCGTTCTTGCCCCGAACGGCAGTAATCAGCCCCCTGGATTAGCGTGGAAATTAGTCACGCTCCCGTTTTCCATAATCACCGGCAGCCTAGGGTTAATTTCTGGTGCAATTGGGCTCGGTATGTGGGCTGCCGGCGGCGTTTTGTCTTACTCCCTTGGGATGGTTGGACTGGCTGGTGCGTCGCGGGCCGGAACGACGCCGCTGGTGACGGTGTCGCCGTCGGTTTCCGAGGCCATGGATTTTGTAGCTAGCTTTGAGCGGGATTATGGGAGGGTGAGGCCGCATTTTGTCACTGAGGGCTTCATGGACGCGCTGCAGAGGTCTCGACACGAATATAAGCTGCTGTTTGTTTACTTGCACTCGCCGGAGCATCCCGATACGCCGGCTTTCTGTGAAGGCACTCTGTGTAATGAGATGTTGGCGGCGTTTTTGAATGAGAATTTTGTGTCGTGGGGTGGGAGTGTGAAGGCTAGTGAAGGGTTCAAGATGAGTAATAGTTTGAAGGCGTCGAGATACCCTTTCTGTGCTGTTGTTATGGCCGCTACGAACCAGAGGATTGCATTGCTGCAACCG GTTGAGGGGCCAAAATCTCCTGAAGAATTGTTAACAATATTGCAGAGAGTGCTTGAAGAAAGTGCTCCTGTTCTTGTCTCAGCAAGGGTAGAAGCTGAAGAAAGAAGAACCAATATCCGTCTCAGAGAGGAACAGGATGCTGCTTATCAGGCAGCACTTGAGGCCGATCAA GCCCGTGAGCGCCAGAGGAAAGAAGAGCAGGAACGACTGGAACGTGAAACTGCTGAAGCTGAGAGGAAAAGaaaggaagaggaagaggcTCGTGAAAGAGCAGCACGAGAAGCTGCCCAGAGAGAAGCCGAATTAGCTAAGATACGCGAGGAGAAAGCTTTGGCTCTAGGTCCAGAACCTGAGAAAGGACCTGATGTCACTCAA GTATTAGTACGTTTTCCATCTGGAGATCGCAAGGGGAGGAGGTTTCACTGTACAGCAACAATACAATCTTTATACGACTATGTCGACTCTTTAGGCTGCTTGGAAGTCAACGGCTACACCCTGGTCTCCAACTTCCCGCGCACTGTTTATGGCCAAGACAAGTTATCTTCGTCGCTGAAAGAAGCAGGATTGCATCCGCAGGCCAGCCTCTTCGTGGAGATAAACTAA